The Candidatus Korarchaeota archaeon NZ13-K genome has a window encoding:
- a CDS encoding thiamine-binding protein: MAMVEVTIVPVGVGTSLSDYVAEAVRVALRSGLKVRLTPTSTIIEGDLEELMRVVREMHESQFLKGAKRVLTVVKIDDRRDKVVTMDYKVEVVERKIREGMGEGISTQ, from the coding sequence ATGGCGATGGTCGAGGTCACGATAGTCCCCGTGGGTGTGGGTACCAGCCTGAGCGACTACGTCGCCGAAGCCGTGAGGGTTGCCCTGAGGAGCGGGCTCAAGGTTAGATTGACGCCGACATCCACGATCATTGAGGGTGACTTGGAAGAACTCATGAGGGTCGTTAGGGAGATGCACGAGTCCCAGTTCCTGAAGGGGGCCAAGAGAGTGCTGACGGTGGTGAAGATAGATGATAGGAGGGACAAGGTCGTGACCATGGATTACAAGGTTGAGGTAGTTGAGAGGAAGATCAGGGAGGGGATGGGGGAAGGGATCTCGACTCAGTGA